In Callospermophilus lateralis isolate mCalLat2 chromosome 10, mCalLat2.hap1, whole genome shotgun sequence, a single genomic region encodes these proteins:
- the Gpr15 gene encoding G-protein coupled receptor 15, translated as MDPEATSVYLDYYYATSPNSDGKETHSHIPYTSVFLPIFYTAVFLTGVLGNLILIGALYFKRGSRRLIDIFIINLAASDFIFLVTLPLWVDKEASLGLWRTGSFLCKGSSYMISVNMHCSVFLLTCMSVDRYLAIMCPAISRKFRRRDCAYGVCTCVWLVSCLLGLPTVLSRELTLIDGKPYCAEKRATSAKLTWALVTLIFTFFVPLLSIVTCYCCITRKLCVHYQQSGKHNKKLRKSIKIIFIVVTAFVFSWLPFNTFKLLAIISGLQPKLHFSSALLQRGMEVSGPLAFANSCVNPVIYYVFDSYIRRAVVRCLCPCLKNYDFGSSTETSDSHLTKALSNLIHTEDFVRRRKRSVSL; from the coding sequence ATGGACCCAGAAGCAACCTCGGTTTATTTGGATTATTACTATGCTACCAGTCCAAACTCTGATGGCAAGGAGACCCACTCCCACATTCCTTACACATCTGTCTTCCTTCCCATCTTTTACACAGCTGTGTTCCTGACTGGAGTATTGGGGAACCTCATCCTGATTGGGGCATTGTATTTCAAACGTGGCAGCCGACGATTAATTGACATCTTTATCATCAACCTGGCTGCCTCTGACTTCATTTTCCTTGTCACATTGCCTCTCTGGGTGGATAAGGAAGCATCTCTAGGATTGTGGAGGACAGGCTCCTTCCTGTGCAAAGGCAGCTCCTACATGATCTCAGTCAACATGCACTGCAGTGTCTTCTTGCTCACTTGTATGAGTGTTGACCGGTACCTGGCCATCATGTGTCCAGCCATATCCAGGAAATTCAGAAGAAGAGACTGTGCATATGGAGTCTGTACCTGTGTCTGGCTTGTCTCCTGCCTTCTGGGATTACCAACTGTTTTGTCCAGGGAGCTCACATTGATTGATGGTAAGCCATACTGTGCTGAGAAGAGGGCTACTTCAGCAAAATTGACATGGGCCCTGGTAACCTTGATATTCACTTTTTTTGTCCCCTTGCTGAGCATTGTAACCTGCTACTGTTGCATCACAAGAAAGCTGTGTGTCCATTACCAGCAATCAGGAAAGCATAACAAAAAGCTGAGAAAATCCATAAAGATCATCTTTATTGTCGTGACAGCCTTTGTCTTCTCCTGGCTACCCTTTAATACTTTCAAGCTCCTGGCCATTATTTCTGGATTGCAGCCAAAACTCCATTTTTCTTCAGCTCTTCTCCAGCGGGGCATGGAGGTGAGTGGGCCGTTGGCATTTGCCAACAGTTGTGTCAACCCTGTAATTTACTATGTGTTTGACAGCTACATCCGCAGGGCTGTTGTTCGCTGCCTGTGCCCTTGCCTGAAGAACTATGA